Part of the Bacillota bacterium genome is shown below.
TTCTCGCGCAGCCTGCGGACGTGGACGTCGACCGTCCGAAGGTCGCCGAAGTAGTCATATTCCCAGACCTGCTGGAGTAGCTGTTCCCGAGTGAAGACCCGGTGGGGATGGTTGACGAAGAGCCAGAGGAGGTCGAACTCCTTGGCCGGACAGGGCGTCACCGCTCCCTCCACCTTCAGCTCCCGGCTCTCGTGATTGACCGAGAAGTGCGGGAAGGTCAGGGCCTCCGACGGCTGCCGGCGCTCCGGGTTGGCCCGCCGAAGGACGGCCCGGACCCGGGCCACCAGCTCCCGGGGACTGAACGGCTTGGTCAGGTAATCGTCGGCCCCCATCTCGAGGCCGAGGACCCGGTCGACCTCTTCGTCCCTGGCCGTCAGCATGATGATCGGTAGGGAGCTGCTCTTGCGCACTTCCCGGCAGACCTCGCGTCCATCGAGCTTGGGCAACATCAGGTCGAGGATGGCCAGGTCGGGCGG
Proteins encoded:
- a CDS encoding response regulator transcription factor, with the protein product MAGDKPRILVVDDEPNIRELIRLYLEKEGFTVVESEDGQAALDNLRQEPPDLAILDLMLPKLDGREVCREVRKSSSLPIIMLTARDEEVDRVLGLEMGADDYLTKPFSPRELVARVRAVLRRANPERRQPSEALTFPHFSVNHESRELKVEGAVTPCPAKEFDLLWLFVNHPHRVFTREQLLQQVWEYDYFGDLRTVDVHVRRLREKIEPKPEEPRYIKTVWGVGYKFEAAPC